Within Deinococcus actinosclerus, the genomic segment CGTCCTGGAAGCGTTTGCCGACCTCGTACGCGGCGCGGCGGGCGACCGCTCGGGCGTTCAGCGCGTGGAATTCCGCGCGGCGGTTCACGCCCCGCAGGCCGGTGGGGCGCGCCTCGGGCAGCAGTTCGTCCGCGCTCTGCGGGTCCACGATGAAGGCGGGCACGCCGCGCGCCTTCGCCACGGCCAGGGCCAGCGGGCCGCCCAGGTTCGGGGGGTCCTGCCCGGCGTCGCAGGCCAGCGCGAAGGCGGCGAGTTCCTCAGTGACGCGGTACGTGCCGGTCGTGACCCGCCCGATGAATCCGCCGCGCCCCACCACGGCGTCCGGCGCGGGCCAGTCTGCGGTCAGGGCCAGCACCTGCCGGGTGAGGTCGGGCAGGTCCCCGGCGGTGGGGGGGGCGTCCAGCGACAGTTCGGCGCGCGTCAGGCTCAGGCGCAGCTGTCCCGGCAGGGCGGGGTTCTCGCTGGGCTCGATCTGGGCGCAGGCGAGTTTCACGCCGCTGGTTCCGGGATTGATCACGTGGGCGATCACAACGCCGCAGCGTACCAGATCAGGCGGTGATCAGACCGGGACAGGCTGCCCGCCTCACCGGCACAGGCAGAAGGGACGGGCGGGAGCGCCCCGTTCCCGGAGGCTCCCGCCTGTCCCTGCGTCAGGCCAGCTGCCTGCAGGTCAGCTGGGTTCGATCAGGCCGTAGTGGCCGTCCTTGCGGCGGTACACGACCCCGCAGGCGTTCGTGCGCATGTTCATGAACACGTAGAAGTCGTGCCCCAGCGCCTCCATCTGCGCCACGGCGTCTTCGGGGCTCATGGGGCGCAGGTCGAAGCGTTTCTGCCGCACGATCTCGGGCGCGAACTCGGTCACGTCGTCCATCCCGGCGTTCACGTCGGCCTCGGCGGGGCCGGGCTCGGGCTGGGGTGTGGCATCGTGGCGGTGCTTGAGGTAGCGGGTCTTGAATTTGCGCAGCTGGCGTTCCAGGACGTCGCTGGCCTTGTCGATCGCGGCGTACATGTCCGAGTGGTGTTCCTCGGCGCGGATGATGCCGCTGGGGACATTGAGCTGCACCTCGACGCGGTTGCGGCGCCCGGCGTCGCGCACGTCACGGACGGTCAGGGTCACGCGTGCATCGGTGATCTGGTCATTGAAACGATCCAGGCGCGTGAGTTTCTCCTCGACGTAATCGCGCATGGCATCGGTGATTTCAACGTTACGGCCAGACAGCTTGTAGATGTGCACGGCTTTCACCTCTTCCTTTTCCCGGAGGAGTGGGTCGGGCTCCGGTGATTCACTGTAGTCGCAAGGTCATGAGACTGTCATGCGAGCAGTTCACAGCGTCCCCCTCTTGTTTCGCGGTATGCTCCGGGGTAGAGCGCTCCCCCCATTTGCATGAAGGTGGCGGGGGCTGACCGGCGTGAGCCGCGCGCGCTAGCATGGGAGCGTGAAGGTAGACCGGCAGGAACAGGACGACGCGCGGCGCGAACGCATCGCCCGCGCCGCCTTCGAGCTGTTCGCCCGCAGCGGCCTGGACGCGATCAGCGCGCAGGACATTGCGCAGGCCGCGTTTGTCAGCCGCACGAACCTGTACCGCTATTTCCCCAGCAAGGTGCACATGCTCCTGGCGCACTTCGAGAAGGCCGTGCAGGCCAGCCGTGACGACGCGCTGGAACGCCTGCGCGCCGGCGCGAACCCGCAGCAGGTGTGGGACAAGGTCACGGCCCGCATGGCCGACCTGGGCGTGCGCTACCGGCATCTGGTGGGCGCGGTGGGGCAGGCGGTGCTGGGTGCCCCGCCCGAGGCCGAGCGGGTGGGCGCCCCCGACCGCGCCCCGGGCGACGGCCTGCGCACCGCGCTGACGCTGGCGGCGCTGGTGCAGCCGGTGCTGCTGGCCATGCAGGCCCAGGGTCGCCTGCGCCCCGAGGCGAACGTGCAGATGCTGAGCGTGCTGCTCGTGGACGCGTTCATCCTGGCGCTGCTGCACGGCGGGCACCGCGACCAGCGCGAGGTGCTGCGCGACTGGCAGGACCGCTTCAGCCTGCTGATGTACGGCGCGCTGGCCCCGGAGAGCACGGCCAGGGGCGAACTGAAAGACTGACCCCGGCACGGACGACGGGCCGCCCGGATCACCAGGGCGGCCCGTTGCCGTTCGGGTTACAGCGCTTCCGTGAAGGCCGCGCCCGTGCTGGCGCGCACCTCGTCCAGGGTGGCGCCGGGCATCAGTTCGGTCAGGGTGAGCGTCCCGTCCCGGAACTCGAAGACGGCCCGGTCGGTGATGATCATGCTCACCGCGCCGCGCGAGGTCAGCGGCAGCGTGCACTCGGGGACGACCTTGGGCGTGCCGTCCGGGTCGGTGTGGGTCATCAGGACGATCAGTCGCCGCGCGCCGCTGGCGAGGTCCATGGCGCCGCCCACACCCAGCAGCGGCTTGCCGGGCACCGCCCAGTTCGCGAGGTTCGCCTGCGAATCCACCTGCAACCCGCCCATGACCGCCACGTCCACGTGCCCGCCGCGGATCATGCCGAAACTGTCGGCGCTGTCGAAGTAGCTCGCGCCGGGCAGGGCCGTGACCGGAATCTTCCCGGCGTTCACCGGGTAGTCCAGCGCGCCGCCCTGCTCGGGGGCGGGGCCGACGCCCAGCATGCCGTTCTCGGTGTGCAGGTTCACGCCGTGCTCCGGGGTGATCAGATCGGCGACCAGCGTGGGAATCCCGATGCCGAGGTTCACCACGTCCCCTCGCCGCAGCTCTTGCAGCGCGCGGCGGGCCATGTGCATGCGGGCCTCGTCCACCTTCTTGGCGCTGCCCTTCACGTCGGCGCTGCTGCCGAGTGCCTCGGCGGTCAGGGTCGCCTGTACGAGGTAATCCACGTACAGGCCCGGCGTGTGCACCCCCTCGGGCGGGATGGTCCCCACCGGGACGATCTCCTCGACCTCGGCAACCACGAGGTCGGCGGCGGTCGCCATGGCGCGGTTGAAGTTCTGCTCGGTCAGGCGGTACTGGAGGTTCCCCGCCTCATCGGCCCGCCACGCGCGCACGAACGCGACGTCGCCGCGCAGGGCGGGCACGAAGACCATCTCCCGGCCATTCAGGACGCGCACGTCCGCGTCCCCGGCGATGACGGTCCCGGCGGCGGTGGGCGTATAGAACCCGCCGATGCCGGCGCCCCCGGCCCGCAGCGCCTCGGCCAGACTCCCCTGCGGGATGAGCTGCACCTCCAGGCGGCCCTCCTGCGCGGCCGCCACCGCCTCACGGTTGCTCGTGAAGAACGACCCGATGGCCTTTCTCAGCTGCCCGTTCCGGAGAAGCCGCCCACCACTCAGGCCCGCCTCGCCCACGTTGTTCGCCACGTACGTCAGGTCGCGCACGTCCGTCTCGGCCAGCGCGTGCACGAGGTGCACCGGGTTCCCGGTCATGCCGAAGCCGCCCACCAGCAGCGTCTGCCCGGACTTCACGAGGGCCGCCGCCTCCAGCGCAGTGATGACCGGCACGTGCTTCAGACCCGTCGGGGGTGCCGTCGCGGTCATGCGCCGACCCGCTCGATGATCGCGGCCTCGCCCTGCCCGACCCCCACGCACAGTGTCGCCAGCCCGTAGCGGCCCTCACGGCGGGCCAGTTCGTGCGTCAGCGCCACGACCAGGCGGGCGCCGCTCATGCCCAGCGGGTGGCCCAGGGCGATGGCGCCGCCGTTCACGTTTACCCGGTCCTCGGGCAATTCCAGTTCGCGGATGCAGGCCAGGGCCTGCGCGGCGAAGGCCTCGTTCAGCTCGATCAGGTCCAGGTCCTGCACGCTCAGGCCGGTGCGGTCCAGCACCTTGCGGGTGGCGGGGATGGGGCCCAGGCCCATCACGCGGGCCTCCACGCCGGCCGCCGCCGCGCCCACCCAGCGGGCCAGTGGCGTGACGCCCAGTTCGCGGGCCTTCGCGGCGCTCATCAGGACCAGCGCGGCCGCGCCGTCGTTCAGGCCGCTGGCGTTCCCGGCGGTCACGCTGCCGCCCCCCGGAAGGCAGGTTTCAGGCCCGCCAGGGTGGCCTCGTCGGTGGCGAGGGTGAACCCCCCCTCGGTGCGGGTCACGCGGGGGTGCTCGTCGGTGTCGAACACGGTGACGCCCTTGCGGCCCCTGACCTGCACGGGCACGATCTCGTCCCGGAAGCGGCCGACGTTCAGGGCGTCCAGGGTCTTGCGCTGACTGTCCAGCGCGAAGGCGTCCTGATCCTCGCGGGTGATCTCGCCGCCGGCATACGCGCCCTCGCGGGAGCGCCCCACGATGTTCTCGGCGGTCTCCCCCATCGCCTCCAGCGGGAACAGGGCCTCCATGGCGGGGTTCGGGAAGCGCCAGCCCAGCGTGGTGTCGTACGCGGTGACGTTCCCGTTCGCGAAGGCCTGCGCGCCCTTGGGCATCACGAGAGGCGCGCGGGTCATGCTCTCCACGCCGCCCGCCACGTACACGTCCCCGTCGCCGTTGCGGATCGCGCGGGCCGCCGTGTTGATGGCCGACAGGCCAGAGGCGCACAGGCGGTTCACGGTCAGGCCCGCCACGGAGTCCGGCAGGCCCGCGAGCAGGGCGGCCATGCGGGCCACGTTGCGGTTGTCCTCGCCCGCCTGATTCGCGCAGCCCAGGATCACCTCCTCGATCTGATCGGCGGGCACACCGCTGCGCGCGACCGCCTCACGGATGGCGTGCGCGGCGAGGTCGTCGGGGCGGACGGTGGACAGCGCGCCACGGATCGCGCCGATGGGCGTGCGGACGGCCGCGACGATCACCACGTCACGGTCGTGCAGGTCTTGAACTCTCAGGGCTGGGGTCACGGTCGGAAACCTCCGGGAATGCAGGCGGGAGGGCCTCCGGTCAGACTTCAGGGAGGCCCGGGGTGAGTGCAGTTGACGGCTGCATTCAAGCGCGCCCTGCCCCCGATTGGAAGGGCCGCCGGCCTGTCAAACGGAACGCGGCCCCTGACACCTGAGAGGCGCGGGGGCCGCGAACGGAGAGCGGATGTAAAGGAGGGCCTCGGAATTCAGCCCAGGCGGCTGCGGCGCAGGCGGCCCAGCAGGGCGAACACCTGCCGCTGCTCCTCGGCGTGGATGGCGCGGCGGATCGCCTCAGGCGAGAGGGGGCGCAGATCGGTGGGACTGCTCACCACCGCCGGTACGGGCGTGTCCTTCTGCTCCTCCAGGTAGGGGGTGCCCCAGCGGCCCCATGTAGCGTCCATATCCCTCACCTTCCTGGTCATGAGCTCAGCCTAGTCATGTCACTCACACAATTCTCTGACGAAACCTGACGGGCTCACGCCG encodes:
- the hpf gene encoding ribosome hibernation-promoting factor, HPF/YfiA family; translated protein: MHIYKLSGRNVEITDAMRDYVEEKLTRLDRFNDQITDARVTLTVRDVRDAGRRNRVEVQLNVPSGIIRAEEHHSDMYAAIDKASDVLERQLRKFKTRYLKHRHDATPQPEPGPAEADVNAGMDDVTEFAPEIVRQKRFDLRPMSPEDAVAQMEALGHDFYVFMNMRTNACGVVYRRKDGHYGLIEPS
- a CDS encoding TetR/AcrR family transcriptional regulator, translating into MKVDRQEQDDARRERIARAAFELFARSGLDAISAQDIAQAAFVSRTNLYRYFPSKVHMLLAHFEKAVQASRDDALERLRAGANPQQVWDKVTARMADLGVRYRHLVGAVGQAVLGAPPEAERVGAPDRAPGDGLRTALTLAALVQPVLLAMQAQGRLRPEANVQMLSVLLVDAFILALLHGGHRDQREVLRDWQDRFSLLMYGALAPESTARGELKD
- a CDS encoding 3-oxoacid CoA-transferase; this translates as MTATAPPTGLKHVPVITALEAAALVKSGQTLLVGGFGMTGNPVHLVHALAETDVRDLTYVANNVGEAGLSGGRLLRNGQLRKAIGSFFTSNREAVAAAQEGRLEVQLIPQGSLAEALRAGGAGIGGFYTPTAAGTVIAGDADVRVLNGREMVFVPALRGDVAFVRAWRADEAGNLQYRLTEQNFNRAMATAADLVVAEVEEIVPVGTIPPEGVHTPGLYVDYLVQATLTAEALGSSADVKGSAKKVDEARMHMARRALQELRRGDVVNLGIGIPTLVADLITPEHGVNLHTENGMLGVGPAPEQGGALDYPVNAGKIPVTALPGASYFDSADSFGMIRGGHVDVAVMGGLQVDSQANLANWAVPGKPLLGVGGAMDLASGARRLIVLMTHTDPDGTPKVVPECTLPLTSRGAVSMIITDRAVFEFRDGTLTLTELMPGATLDEVRASTGAAFTEAL